Part of the Deltaproteobacteria bacterium genome is shown below.
CGGGAAGCGTTCCGCGCCGCCCTCTACCCCGGCAGCTTCTACGGCCGCCCGGTGGAAGGCTCGCGGGAGTCGGTCTCGGGCCTGGACCGGAATGCGGTGGCGGAGTTCCACCGGCGCTACTACCGCCCGGACCGCGCCGTTCTCGTGGCCGTGGGCGACATCACCCACGAGGAGATGAAGCGCAAGCTCGCCGAGGTCCTGGCGGACTGGGAGAAGAGCGACGGCACGCCCGACGAACCCGTAAACCTGCGGCCGCCGGAACGGACCGCGGTCAAGATCAACCGCAACCTCACCCAGTCCAACATCATCATGGGACACGAGGGGCCGCTCCGTTCGAACCCCGACCACTACGCCATCCGGGTGATGAACCAGATCCTCGGCGGCGGCAGCCTGTCCTCGCGGCTCGGGGACAGCATCCGCAACGAACGCGGCCTGGCGTACGTCGTCTACAGCTACTTCCTCGCCGGCCGGGAGACCGGACGCTTCCAGATGGCCATGCAGACCCGCAACGAGAGCGCCCGTGAAGCCATCGAGACGGCCACGGCCGAGGTCGAGCGCATCCGGCGCGACGGCGTCACCGAGGAGGAACTGGCGGACGCCAAGAGCTTCCTCATCGGCAACTTCGCCCTGGGCCTGGAAACCAACAGCGACATCGCCGACTTCCTGGGACAGGTGGAGTATCTCGGCCTGGGGCTCGACTACGTCGACCGCTACCCGGAGCTGATCCGA
Proteins encoded:
- a CDS encoding pitrilysin family protein, with the protein product LALMSEVLTQPSFPEKELDRTKQSLLASIRAKRDRPGSIAREAFRAALYPGSFYGRPVEGSRESVSGLDRNAVAEFHRRYYRPDRAVLVAVGDITHEEMKRKLAEVLADWEKSDGTPDEPVNLRPPERTAVKINRNLTQSNIIMGHEGPLRSNPDHYAIRVMNQILGGGSLSSRLGDSIRNERGLAYVVYSYFLAGRETGRFQMAMQTRNESAREAIETATAEVERIRRDGVTEEELADAKSFLIGNFALGLETNSDIADFLGQVEYLGLGLDYVDRYPELIRKVTAEDVHRVAREYLQPDKLILTVVGNLDKAALKN